The following coding sequences are from one Anabas testudineus chromosome 16, fAnaTes1.2, whole genome shotgun sequence window:
- the zgc:101716 gene encoding uncharacterized protein C8orf76: MEIFGSTFDDSVFSEARDRVCVSLSPYKAKQCEPQWFCDSAALDTNDALEKQKVYKFRGDLAVRHGDYQKALEAYNSCLEWIADNNLTIRRDVLEGMARCCSKLGQRDKALDLVDLLSKEASNTCHMTSLLLLKVSIYHHFGAIRSKISSLEQLCSLLPFNPWNWFNLGQMCLQLLENNKRVAFCSSERCTSARRHNDCEAEEQQEAAAELDEDVVWLKACTCFIRTRLLLKILRQQQSSFVLQCSESALQTTDDVLQQLNPKETTLQALTEVMSEDLIPDKMREDYQDGESLASVCIQSFTERWWNKILVTGVLETDGCQRQTESPDAVYREEGRRNGTPADGLVTTHI, from the exons ATGGAGATATTCGGAAGCACATTTGACGACTCCGTGTTTTCGGAGGCGAGAGaccgagtgtgtgtgtctctgtctccttaCAAAGCCAAACAGTGTGAACCCCAG tggTTTTGTGACAGCGCAGCTCTGGATACAAACGATGCTTTGGAGAAGCAGAAAGTTTATAAGTTTAGAGGAGACCTGGCTGTGAGACACGGAGACTATCAG AAAGCCCTGGAAGCGTACAACAGCTGCCTGGAGTGGATCGCTGACAACAACTTGACCATCAGACGAGATGTGCTGGAGGGAATGGCCCGATGCTGCAGCAAGCTGGGACAGAGAGACAAGGCACTGGACTTGGTCGACTTACTG AGCAAAGAAGCGTCTAACACATGTCACATGACcagcctgctgctgctaaaG GTCAGCATCTACCATCATTTTGGAGCCATAAGATCGAAGATTTCGTCTCTGGAGCAGCTGTGCAGCCTGCTGCCCTTCAACCCGTGGAACTGGTTCAACCTAGGCCAGATGTGTTTACAgctgctggagaacaacaaACGCGTGG CATTCTGTTCCTCTGAGAGGTGCACGTCCGCCAGGAGGCACAATGATTGTGAagctgaggagcagcaggaggcgGCAGCGGAACTCGATGAGGATGTAGTCTGGCTGAAAGCTTGCACTTGTTTCATCAGGACGAG ACTTCTGTTGAAAATCCTTCGGCAGCAGCAGTCCTCCTTTGTGTTGCAGTGCAGTGAAAGTGCCCTACAGACAACAGATGACGTCTTGCAGCAGCTTAATCCCAAAGAAACAACGCTGCAGGCTCTCACTGAG GTGATGTCGGAGGACCTGATCCCAGACAAGATGAGGGAGGACTACCAGGACGGGGAGAGTCTGGCCAGTGTGTGTATACAGAGCTTCACGGAGCGCTGGTGGAATAAGATCTTAGTGACTGGAGTGTTAGAGACTGACGGAtgtcaaagacagacagaaagtcCTGATGCTGTTTACAGAGAAGAGGGCAGACGGAATGGGACTCCTGCAGATGGTTTAGTCACAACACACATCTAA
- the LOC113170233 gene encoding protein FAM83A-like: MDASSVSVLSYRRSKPLGKVRRRVQELRVPSHSCNDILAIRPVLDLSHNESARLAVDCLLSQGIEGYHKVLSTEGEVDFLSDLEKSYVLENGRDGNTDDPGASDDDEKDFTSLSADSWSSTRCPAVSTDIESSVADVKCTNPVLVRPSVEIYFQCDSRAAGLKDVVREFIRKANMDLAIVMDSFSDVELLCDLLEASRKRNVSVYLLLDHLNLNLFVSMWQDLKLDSKNFPKLSVRSIDGQTYCAKTGRKLKGQIAESFIITDWTEVLTGSYSFSWLSWQVHRSLAVLVKGSAITPFHQEFHRLYSSSKPVPGFVTFITVPRTLPLHTHATQNSNSGIFHSKSSQTKTISHRALTEGVQCSQTKIQSPDLEHSKGNNQLPHKAALDEQKHTKPLQLCPKPIVQPGTQQGVSVEKPKHPVGGGSTLHNVKTCVEPLERNENQIQSRTNGPGQTHVSNIQSQLAGCSISTTAEKNIRVQEATHQPHKTVPYQSSSQHSSRDQVGTEGLFFQQRKGNGLTKPSGVAAGMDTRRGQWNYSPNLKPKGELPCEKAKLLSPPTSQQKLARTGLQVLSSHQSGLETKVSSLGTKVRLQSYPTTDAPGLNLTSTAAGTHLNLQRQTDSKWFFPGATAKLHRQPPTPQQVKPPPRLNWMPQSHTARPRPVARTCSFDPTYGMGQKATGQLGWRPFQSNMTSLGRSKSLTERGTAGLNPNITTI; encoded by the exons ATGGATGCCAGCAGTGTGTCCGTGCTGTCGTACAGGAGGTCCAAACCTCTGGGGAAAGTGAGGCGGCGGGTTCAAGAACTTCGTGTCCCATCCCACTCCTGCAATGACATCTTAGCCATTAGACCTGTGCTGGACCTGAGTCACAACGAGAGCGCTCGGCTGGCTGTCGACTGCTTGCTCAGCCAGGGGATAGAGGGATATCACAAGGTGTTGAGCACAGAGGGAGAAGTGGACTTTCTGTCAGACCTGGAAAAAAGCTACGTCCTGGAAAATGGAAGAGACGGCAACACAG ATGATCCTGGTGCATCTGATGACGATGAGAAAGACTTTACAAGCTTGTCTGCTGATTCCTGGTCTAGCACACGATGCCCTGCAGTGTCCACAGACATTGAGTCTAGTGTAGCAG ATGTAAAGTGTACTAATCCGGTCCTTGTTCGGCCCAGTGTGGAAATTTATTTCCAGTGTGACAGCAGGGCAGCCGGCCTCAAAGACGTGGTCAGAGAATTCATCAGAAAAGCTAACATG gaccTGGCCATAGTGATGGACAGCTTCAGTGATGTAGAGCTGCTGTGCGATCTTCTAGAGGCGAGCAGGAAGAGGAACGTGTCAGTTTATCTGCTGCTGGATCATCTCAACCTGAACCTGTTTGTAAGCATGTGGCAGGACCTCAAACTCGACAGCAAGAACTTCCCA AAACTGTCGGTACGCAGCATCGATGGACAAACCTACTGTGCTAAGACGGGCAGGAAGCTGAAAGGTCAGATTGCTGAGAGTTTTATCATCACAGACTGGACTGAGGTTCTCACTGGCTCATacag tttCTCTTGGCTGTCCTGGCAGGTCCATCGGAGTCTTGCTGTTCTTGTAAAGGGCAGTGCAATCACACCCTTCCATCAGGAATTCCACAGACTCTACTCCAGCTCTAAACCAGTCCCCGGCTTTGTCACTTTCATCACTGTGCCTCGTACTCTACCTCTTCATACACATGCAACCCAGAATAGTAACTCTGGTATCTTTCATTCAAAATCAAGTCAGACTAAAACAATAAGCCACCGGGCTTTGACTGAAGGTGTTCAGTGCAGTCAAACCAAAATACAGAGCCCAGACCTAGAGCACAGCAAAGGTAATAACCAGCTTCCACATAAAGCTGCTCTAGATGAACAAAAACATACTAAACCTCTACAACTGTGTCCAAAACCTATAGTTCAGCCAGGAACACAACAGGGTGTGTCTGTGGAAAAGCCAAAGCATCCAGTAGGTGGTGGCTCCACACTGCATAATGTAAAAACCTGTGTGGAACCTTTGGAGAGGAATGAAAACCAGATCCAGAGTCGTACAAACGGCCCTGGTCAGACTCACGTCTCAAACATTCAGTCTCAGCTGGCTGGTTGCAGCATCAGCACCACCGCTGAAAAGAATATAAGGGTTCAAGAGGCCACGCACCAACCACACAAAACTGTACCTTATCAATCAAGCTCACAGCACTCAAGTCGTGATCAAGTGGGCACTGAAGGACTTTTCTTTCAGCAAAGGAAGGGAAACGGGTTGACAAAGCCCTCAGGGGTTGCTGCAGGAATGGACACACGAAGAGGACAATGGAACTACTCACCAAACTTAAAACCAAAGGGGGAACTTCCATGTGAGAAAGCCAAACTGCTGTCTCCTCCTACATCACAGCAAAAACTAGCAAGGACGGGCCTGCAGGTACTTTCTAGTCATCAATCTGGGCTAGAAACTAAAGTGTCTTCTCTGGGAACCAAGGTGCGTCTCCAGTCATACCCAACCACAGATGCTCCAGGTTTAAATTTGACGTCAACAGCTGCAGGAACTCATCTTAACCTGCAGCGCCAGACAGACTCTAAATGGTTCTTTCCAGGTGCAACAGCCAAGCTGCATCGACAACCGCCCACCCCCCAGCAGGTGAAGCCCCCTCCAAGGCTTAACTGGATGCCGCAAAGTCACACTGCAAGACCCAGACCAGTGGCTCGCACCTGTTCCTTTGACCCCACCTATGGGATGGGACAAAAGGCCACTGGACAGCTAGGCTGGAGACCATTTCAGAGCAACATGACATCACTGGGGAGGAGTAAGAGTTTGACAGAGAGAGGCACAGCAGGACTCAATCCAAACATAACCACCATCTGA
- the tbc1d31 gene encoding TBC1 domain family member 31 → MEVTDIGNKEEGKIWHRKPTPGKGVLVTVVRTAQQAKTVRFLHVAFNTTGDSFLAGDYHGSIYVFDISRNRFRLVQKTGQACTSLAFSLRRTTEFLVALADYTIKCFDKDTKQLVSWMRGHEGAVSSISVHSSGRYTITTSSDTAQLWDLDTFQRKRKLNIRQSVGIQKVFFLPLSNTILSCFSDDSIFAWESDTLLCKYQLPVPDCGPKISYKAFAVTCDGKSLVAGGRSNLLHLWCLDSKQLVRVIQMPTQVRTVRQLEFLPDSFDGGASQTLGVLSQDGVMRFINIHTCKLHFHIGSHGDAITAVSVSPNGRHVVAIMDNGSINVYSVQSLTQELNKPPPSQVAVVTGADQDLLNLKVKVRSDVVQRAAKSSGRQTQVLKPPPWSAEDKENELPAGLNKKRLVALLKAFGEYPAKYRMFVWRSLLCLPENHAAYSSLTDKGLHSAYMTLHDKYPIKSHKLQRGLQRVLSALAHWAAIFGEVEYLPLVAFPFVKLFQNNPMLCFEVVATVIVNWCQHWFEYFPNPPLNILNMAENVLAHHDKELLQHLVDCGITSQLYAWPLLETLFSEVLTRDEWLRLFDNIFSNHPSFLIMACVAYITCCREPLLLCSQKLDFEYFFHHRNNLDVGAMIKEAYRLMSSTPADIHPRTLLSDFTPLTTGQYPVFNHFPEFIVEYQSREREKIRLQELEYLRERQEVSALHADFVRRQAEEKAYYTQQELLQNAEEQRRNILAQEEEKLTQQRAKLAAMKRELKVKELQLLDATRRRFLKHQQELRASQIQRLDQEISRKMDLRERETAAAVQDLEVRQMEMEAQRRRLEQHLLKEQERLGRDVEEEVEMRMRKAEKEEESYTELLHSAETNLQALEESLAEACQLGLESDWQREVAERLQQVDTEQERKRERLAELHRQTLAEEDRLADTLRDVAGRKWDDVISSRDQLQKRRKPSSSADIGFQRQMKVTSPDSTRGLPFGPTATSAVYFGTNGAGPAIKPTTSTTPRHTGTNMVCLNSSSPSESTSTNFSLDRGRAQLDSSERELLKEIRQLRQKLAARAREGSSASSQSVHTLSSVSQ, encoded by the exons ATGGAGGTGACGGACATCGGAAACAAAGAAGAGGGGAAAATCTGGCATCGAAAACCAACACCAGGCAAAGG TGTGTTGGTGACTGTCGTCCGCACTGCTCAACAGGCCAAGACGGTGCGCTTCCTCCATGTGGCCTTTAACACCACAGGAGATTCCTTCCTGGCTGGGGATTACCATGGCAGCATCTATGTCTTTGACATCAGTCGAAACag GTTTCGTCTGGTGCAGAAGACAGGACAGGCTTGCACTTCTCTTGCTTTTAGCCTTCGCAGGACCACAGAGTTCCTTGTTGCCCTCGCGGACTACACCATCAAGTGCTTTGACAAAG ATACAAAGCAGCTGGTCAGTTGGATGCGAGGTCATGAGGGAGCAGTTTCATCCATTTCTGTTCACAGTTCAGGCCGCTACACCATCACCACATCCTCGGACACGGCTCAGCTCTGGGACCTGGACACCTTtcagagaaagaggaagctgAACATCAGACAGTCTGTTGGCATACAGAAG GTGTTTTTCCTGCCTCTCAGTAACACCATCCTCAGCTGTTTCAGTGATGACTCCATCTTTGCTTGGGAGAGTGACACACTGCTGTGCAAATACCAGCTTCCTGTCCCTGACTGTGGACCCAAAATCTCCTACAAGGCCTTTGCTGTCACATG TGATGGTAAGAGCCTGGTAGCAGGTGGGCGCTCCAACCTGCTGCACCTGTGGTGTCTCGACAGCAAACAGTTGGTGAGGGTGATTCAGATGCCCACACAGGTCCGAACTGTCAGACAGCTGGAATTCCTGCCCGATAGCTTTGATGGAGGAGCCAGCCAG ACTCTTGGTGTATTGAGCCAGGACGGCGTCATGCGCTTCATCAACATTCATACCTGCAAGTTGCATTTCCACATTGGTTCCCACGGTGATGCCATCACTGCCGTGTCTGTCAGTCCTAATGGAAGACATGTTGTGGCCATCATGGATAATGGCAGCATCAATGTTTACAGTGTCCAGAGTCTCACACAGGAATTAAACAAG CCTCCCCCTTCCCAGGTGGCAGTAGTCACAGGAGCTGATCAGGACTTATTAAACCTAAAGGTCAAGGTCAGGTCAGATGTAGTTCAGAGAGCAGCAAAGAGTTCAGGCAGGCAGACACAAGTACTTAAACCCCCTCCTTGGTCAGCAGAGGATAAGGAG AATGAGCTACCAGCTGGTTTGAATAAGAAGAGACTGGTTGCTCTTCTCAAGGCATTTGGAGAGTATCCTGCCAAGTACAG GATGTTTGTATGGCGATCTTTGTTGTGCCTACCAGAGAACCATGCAGCATACAGCAGTCTGACTGATAAAGGCCTGCATTCAGCCTACATGACTCTGCATGATAAATACCCCATTAAAAGTCACAAGCTACAGAGGGGACTGcagag GGTTTTGTCTGCTTTAGCTCACTGGGCGGCCATCTTTGGAGAGGTGGAGTACCTTCCTCTTGTTGCTTTCCCTTTTGTTAAGCTCTTCCAGAACAATCCAATGCTCTGCTTTGAAGTGGTGGCTACCGTCATAG TGAACTGGTGCCAGCATTGGTTTGAGTATTTCCCCAACCCTCCCCTTAACATCCTGAACATGGCAGAGAACGTTCTGGCCCATCATGAcaaggagctgctgcagcacttaGTGGACTGTGGCATCACTTCACAG CTTTATGCGTGGCCTCTGTTGGAGACCTTGTTCTCTGAGGTTTTGACTCGTGATGAGTGGCTCAGACTCTTTGACAACATTTTCTCCAACCATCCGTCATTCCTGATCATGGCCTGTGTGGCCTACATCACCTGCTGCCGTGAGCCTCTGCTGCTGTGCTCCCAGAAACTGGACTTTGAG TACTTTTTTCATCATCGTAACAACCTGGATGTGGGAGCCATGATAAAGGAGGCCTACCGGCTGATGAGCAGCACACCGGCTGACATCCATCCCAGGACTTTGCTCTCTGACTTTACTCCACTGACCACTGGCCAATACCCTGTGTTCAACCACTTCCCAGAATTCATAGTGGAATATCAGAGccgggagagagagaagatacgGTTGCAGGAACTGGAGTATCTGCGTGAAAG ACAGGAGGTATCAGCGCTTCATGCAGATTTTGTGCGTCGCCAAGCTGAAGAGAAGGCCTACTACACTCAGCAG GAGCTGCTACAgaatgcagaggagcagcgcaGAAACATCCTGGCacaagaagaggaaaaactaacaCAGCAGAGGGCAAA GTTGGCAGCCATGAAGAGAGAGCTCAAGGTGAAGGAGTTACAGCTGCTGGATGCAACTAGAAGACGCTTCCTCAAACACCAGCAGGAGCTGAGAGCCTCACAGATACAAAGACTAGACCAGGAGATCAGTAGGAAG ATGGATCTTCGAGAgcgagaaacagctgcagctgtccAGGATCTTGAGGTCAGACAAATGGAGATGGAGGCTCAGAGGAGGCGACTTGAACAG CATCTGTTGAAGGAGCAGGAACGCTTGGGGCGAGATGTTGAGGAGGAGGTAGAGATGAGAATGAGGaaggcagaaaaagaagaggagagctacacagagctgctgcacagcGCAGAGACAAACTTGCAG GCCCTGGAGGAGTCCCTTGCGGAGGCGTGCCAGCTGGGCTTGGAGTCAGACTGGCAAAGAGAGGTGGCAGAGCGCCTGCAGCAGGTCGACACGGagcaagagaggaagagggagaggcTGGCAGAGCTTCACAGACAAACCCTGGCTGAAGAGGACAGACTGGCTGACACCCTGAGAGATGTGGCAGGAAGAAAG TGGGATGATGTGATAAGCTCCAGAGACCAGCTACAGAAGCGGAGAAAGCCCTCGTCTTCAGCAGACATAG GCTTTCAGAGACAGATGAAGGTGACATCACCAGACTCTACCAGAGGACTTCCTTTTGGACCCACTGCCACCTCAGCTGTTTATTTTGGAACCAACGGTGCTGGTCCAGCTATCAAACCCACTACCAGCACCACCCCAAGGCACACAGGAACCAACATGGTGTGTCTGAACAGCAGTTCACCTTCTGAGAGCACATCCACCAACT TCTCCTTGGACCGAGGACGGGCTCAGCTGGACAGCAGCGAGAGAGAACTGTTGAAGGAAATCAGACAACTGAGACAGAAGCTGGCGGCCAGAGCCAGAGAGGGCAGCTCTGCCTCCTCACAGTCTGTCCACACACTGTCCTCTGTCTCCCAGTGA
- the derl1 gene encoding derlin-1 produces MSDIEDWFRSIPFITRTWFAGSIALPLLGKLGLINFGHLILVPELVFKRLHIWRPLTATLYFPITPQTGFLYLVNLYLLYHYSTRLETGAFDGRPADYLFMLLFNWICIVITGMLMNMQLLMIPLIMSVLYVWAQFNKDTIVSFWFGTRFKAHYLPWVILVFNYIIGGSLINELTGNLVGHLYFFLMYKYPMDLGGRSFLSTPEFLYRFFPNRRGGVSGFGVPPSRRPGAQEQAQDGERHNWGRGFRLWDE; encoded by the exons ATGTCCGATATTGAGGACTGGTTCAGAAGCATCCCTTTCATCACCCGGACCTGGTTTGCTGGCTCGATTGCTCTTCCCCTTCTTGGGAAACTAGGATTGATTAATTTCGGACACCTCATCTTGGTCCCGGAGCTGGTCTTTAAAAGATTACAT ATCTGGAGACCTTTGACAGCCACGCTGTATTTTCCAATAACCCCTCAAACTGGGTTTCTCTACCTGGTCAACCTGTATTTACTCTACCACTACTCCACACGGCTAGAAACAG ggGCATTTGATGGCAGACCAGCAGACTACCTCTTCATGCTCCTCTTCAACTGGATCTGCATTGTT ATAACTGGGATGCTCATGAACATGCAG ctgctgatGATCCCGTTGATCATGTCAGTGTTGTACGTCTGGGCTCAGTTCAACAAAGACACGATTGTGTCCTTCTGGTTCGGAACTCGATTCAAG GCACATTATCTACCTTGGGTCATCCTGGTCTTCAACTACATCATTGGAGGCTC TTTAATAAATGAACTGACAGGGAACCTGGTCGGTCACCTCTACTTCTTCCTTATGTACAAATACCCCATGGACCTGGGAGGACGCTCTTTTCTGTCCACACCCGAGTTCTT GTATCGATTCTTTCCCAACAGGAGGGGAGGAGTGTCAGGGTTCGGAGTCCCTCCCAGCAGAAGACCAGGTGCCCAGGAGCAGGCACAAGATGGAGAACGGCACAACTGGGGTCGAGGCTTCCGCCTGTGGGATGAATGA